One genomic region from Bufo bufo chromosome 3, aBufBuf1.1, whole genome shotgun sequence encodes:
- the MID1IP1 gene encoding mid1-interacting protein 1: protein MMQICESYNQKHSLFNAMNRFIGAVNNMDQTVMVPSLLRDVPLDMEEMKEEVAISNGAANYFTRTDMHGYYILLKSIRNDIEWGILQGDDRKKDKVTHVDMTRLEDSDGEEDLEKLFHFHLTGLHTVLNKLTRKANILTNRYKEEIGFGSWGH, encoded by the coding sequence ATGATGCAGATCTGTGAATCCTACAACCAGAAGCACTCCTTGTTCAACGCCATGAACAGGTTTATAGGAGCTGTGAACAATATGGACCAGACTGTCATGGTGCCCAGTCTGCTGAGGGACGTACCTCTAGACATGGAGGAGatgaaggaagaggtcgccatcaGCAATGGGGCTGCTAATTATTTCACTAGGACAGACATGCATGGCTACTACATCCTGCTGAAATCCATCAGGAATGACATTGAGTGGGGTATCCTGCAAGGAGACGACAGGAAAAAGGACAAAGTGACTCATGTAGACATGACCAGGCTGGAGGACTCTGATGGAGAAGAAGATCTGGAGAAGctcttccacttccacctcactGGACTTCACACAGTGCTCAATAAGCTCACCAGGAAAGCCAATATCCTCACCAACAGATACAAGGAGGAGATCGGATTTGGCAGCTGGGGACATTGA